From the Flavobacterium galactosidilyticum genome, one window contains:
- a CDS encoding glycosyltransferase family 2 protein, whose product MPLFSVIIPLFNKEAFIENTLKSIFNQSFSDYEIIIVNDASTDKSEELVLQFNDARIKYFYKKNEGVSVARNYGIEQSKGNYVAFLDADDLWLPDHLAVLNKLIHNFPEVGLYASRYISKVSKDKYIKNKFLKIPENFTGIVTDFFYSSLVNRIALTSAVAIPKYILDKIGGFDPNISSGQDLDLWIKIAVHYPVAITNSVTVEYNTIDNNSLSKINIKDKKLIDFSQFQDTEKNNQSLKAFIDIHRMDYALKFKISGDLKKAKEYYKNIGKENITLKNWIVFHLPRWIQIPLVTIKKKLYRNGIEFSVYQ is encoded by the coding sequence ATGCCTTTATTTTCGGTCATAATCCCTCTTTTCAATAAAGAAGCTTTTATTGAAAACACTTTAAAAAGCATTTTCAATCAATCTTTTTCAGATTATGAAATTATAATCGTGAATGATGCTTCAACTGATAAAAGTGAAGAACTTGTTTTGCAATTCAATGATGCTAGAATTAAATATTTTTACAAAAAAAACGAGGGAGTTTCTGTCGCTAGAAATTATGGCATTGAACAATCAAAAGGAAATTATGTAGCATTCTTGGATGCTGATGATTTATGGCTTCCTGACCATCTTGCAGTTTTAAATAAATTAATTCACAATTTTCCTGAAGTCGGCCTATATGCTTCTAGGTATATTTCTAAAGTATCAAAAGACAAATACATCAAAAACAAGTTTTTAAAAATACCTGAAAATTTCACAGGTATCGTAACCGATTTTTTTTATTCTAGCTTAGTTAACAGAATTGCATTAACATCAGCAGTTGCAATCCCAAAATATATTTTAGATAAAATAGGAGGTTTCGACCCAAATATATCTAGCGGTCAAGACTTAGATTTATGGATAAAAATTGCCGTTCATTATCCAGTCGCTATAACAAATTCAGTTACTGTAGAGTACAATACAATAGACAACAATAGCCTTTCAAAAATCAATATTAAAGACAAAAAACTGATTGACTTTTCTCAATTTCAAGATACAGAAAAAAACAATCAAAGCCTTAAAGCCTTTATTGATATTCACCGTATGGATTATGCATTAAAGTTTAAAATTAGTGGAGATTTAAAAAAAGCGAAAGAGTATTATAAAAATATTGGCAAAGAAAACATAACATTAAAAAACTGGATTGTGTTCCATTTACCTCGATGGATCCAAATTCCATTGGTTACAATAAAGAAAAAGCTCTATAGAAACGGAATCGAATTTTCCGTATATCAATAA
- a CDS encoding sugar 3,4-ketoisomerase, with protein MNIKLISIPKIEDNRGNLSVIEHDVIPFEIKRVYYLYDVPAGAERGGHSHIDQKEFLVALSGSFDVVLNDGQNQQIVTLNKPYEGLLINQGIWRELNNFSSGSVCLVVASAVFDENDYIRDFEEFLGFKY; from the coding sequence ATGAATATAAAACTAATATCAATTCCAAAAATTGAAGATAATCGTGGGAATTTATCTGTTATTGAGCACGATGTGATTCCTTTTGAAATAAAGAGAGTCTATTATTTGTATGATGTTCCAGCGGGAGCTGAGCGCGGCGGACATTCACATATCGACCAAAAAGAGTTTCTTGTAGCATTAAGCGGAAGCTTTGATGTGGTTTTGAATGATGGTCAAAATCAGCAAATAGTAACCCTGAACAAGCCTTATGAAGGATTATTGATTAACCAAGGGATTTGGCGTGAACTCAATAATTTTTCTTCAGGAAGTGTTTGTCTGGTCGTTGCTTCTGCTGTTTTTGATGAAAATGACTATATTAGAGATTTTGAAGAATTTCTAGGGTTTAAATATTAA
- a CDS encoding glycosyltransferase — protein MQGKKIKIALVGYKLANGGLERVLSTVSELLHYSNCEVCGIVLENEVEYPFHGTLINLGGYSKFKKYFKLRRYLKRNQFNYVIDFRHRINPWMELLFIHYIYSGFKFIYTIHSSKLEVYLTSKGWISKQMLYRAYRIVSVSGALNEKIKKKYQFHDCVVIPNSIAEKSCEAECLDALFPFEYCIAVGRLVELKQFDKLIDAYCNSNLRKSEIHLVIVGDGIEKENLLMQIASLKLTKFVHLLGFRNDAICYIKEARFLVLSSKYEGFPMVVLEALNAGIPVVSFDCETGPNELVQHEFNGLLVKDQDFVALQMAINRIVDGNHLYNFCKQNSKTSVQSFLGENIQKKWLKLLSINEV, from the coding sequence ATGCAAGGTAAAAAGATTAAAATAGCGCTGGTAGGATATAAATTAGCCAATGGCGGATTAGAGCGTGTTTTAAGTACGGTTTCAGAGTTGTTGCATTATTCGAATTGTGAAGTTTGTGGGATTGTTTTAGAAAATGAAGTTGAATATCCTTTTCATGGAACATTGATTAATTTAGGAGGATATTCTAAGTTTAAAAAATATTTTAAATTAAGACGCTATTTAAAAAGGAATCAGTTTAATTATGTGATTGATTTTAGACATCGCATAAATCCTTGGATGGAACTGCTGTTTATTCATTATATTTATTCTGGTTTTAAATTTATTTATACTATTCATAGTAGTAAATTAGAGGTGTACTTAACTTCTAAAGGATGGATTTCTAAACAAATGTTATATCGAGCTTATAGAATTGTATCGGTTTCTGGGGCCTTGAATGAGAAAATTAAAAAAAAATATCAGTTCCATGATTGCGTTGTAATTCCTAATTCAATTGCTGAAAAATCATGTGAAGCGGAGTGTTTAGATGCTTTATTTCCTTTTGAATACTGTATTGCTGTTGGGAGATTAGTAGAGTTAAAACAGTTTGATAAACTGATTGATGCATACTGCAACTCAAATTTACGTAAAAGCGAAATACATTTAGTTATTGTTGGCGATGGTATAGAGAAAGAAAACTTATTAATGCAAATTGCAAGTTTGAAATTGACAAAATTCGTTCATTTACTAGGTTTTAGAAATGATGCTATTTGCTATATTAAGGAAGCTAGGTTTTTAGTGTTAAGTAGTAAATATGAAGGTTTTCCAATGGTCGTATTAGAAGCCTTAAATGCTGGAATTCCGGTTGTTTCATTTGACTGCGAAACGGGGCCAAATGAATTAGTACAGCATGAATTTAATGGTTTATTAGTTAAAGATCAAGATTTTGTAGCGCTTCAAATGGCAATTAACAGAATAGTAGATGGCAATCATTTGTACAATTTTTGTAAACAAAATTCAAAAACGTCAGTTCAATCATTTTTAGGAGAAAATATTCAGAAAAAATGGTTAAAATTATTGAGTATCAATGAAGTTTAA
- a CDS encoding glycosyltransferase family 2 protein encodes MHNKPLVTVICLCYNHASFAIEALESVLGQTHPNVELIVADDFSTDNSVQVINNWLKQHPEIQFIANKENLGNTKTFNKCLKLAKGEYIIDLAADDLLKPDSIVNQLKGFEESIYGNLGLIYGNAELINEDGRYIKDYFETNSNQKRIRRQPTGDIYIGLLNGNNNLCSISSLVKREVFDSLNGYDENLAYEDYDFWIRASRIYNFDYVDKILVQKRVLKDSMYTLLTQKNNKKTRRFNHSTYLILQKAFKLNRTKEEFVAMLKRIHFEMTVAYKTRDFALLIKYIFLELKVRLETKK; translated from the coding sequence ATGCACAACAAGCCGTTAGTTACCGTTATTTGTTTGTGCTACAATCATGCTAGCTTTGCGATAGAAGCTTTAGAATCAGTTCTAGGTCAAACACATCCTAATGTGGAACTAATTGTTGCAGATGATTTTAGTACAGATAATTCAGTGCAAGTCATTAATAACTGGCTAAAACAACATCCAGAAATTCAGTTTATAGCTAATAAGGAAAATTTAGGCAATACCAAAACCTTTAATAAATGTCTAAAATTAGCTAAAGGTGAGTACATAATTGACCTAGCTGCTGATGATCTTTTGAAACCAGATAGTATTGTAAATCAACTTAAAGGTTTTGAAGAAAGTATTTATGGAAATCTAGGTTTAATTTATGGAAATGCCGAGTTAATTAATGAAGATGGCCGCTACATCAAAGATTATTTTGAAACAAACAGTAACCAAAAAAGAATAAGAAGGCAACCTACTGGAGATATTTACATCGGCTTACTAAATGGGAACAATAATCTTTGTTCTATAAGCTCTTTGGTCAAAAGAGAGGTTTTTGATTCCCTAAACGGATATGATGAAAACTTGGCTTATGAAGATTACGACTTCTGGATTCGTGCATCTAGAATTTACAACTTTGATTATGTGGATAAAATTTTAGTTCAAAAAAGGGTATTAAAAGATTCCATGTACACTTTACTCACTCAAAAAAACAATAAAAAGACCCGCAGATTCAACCACTCTACTTACCTAATTCTTCAAAAAGCGTTTAAATTGAATCGCACAAAAGAAGAGTTTGTAGCAATGCTGAAAAGAATTCATTTTGAAATGACAGTTGCTTATAAAACAAGGGATTTTGCGTTATTGATTAAATATATCTTTTTAGAGTTAAAAGTTAGACTAGAAACAAAAAAGTAA
- a CDS encoding acyltransferase family protein, whose translation MNITFLRGFFDDLKFSDIAQGWTLTVEESFYFLAPLFFVLIKKCKWMVILIPFCFILLGVFLVGIFQNCNFHGFMNNINFMLGYTFFGRIFEFFVGITLGLLLKKNPNYKFKFFTAGGVFGILFFIYFLSILEYHPYSNLLFIQKSIVNSILLPVFGIMPFFYGLINEKTAFSKVLGSDFFILLGKSSYVFYLIHIGFFRTFLNTISTNYFFVFLSLNVIAITLYYYVEKPLNDYFRSI comes from the coding sequence TTGAACATTACATTTTTGAGAGGTTTTTTTGATGATTTAAAATTTAGCGATATTGCTCAAGGATGGACCTTAACGGTAGAAGAATCCTTTTATTTTTTAGCGCCGTTATTTTTTGTACTTATAAAAAAATGCAAATGGATGGTAATTTTGATTCCATTCTGCTTTATTTTATTAGGGGTTTTTTTAGTTGGAATCTTCCAAAATTGCAATTTTCATGGTTTTATGAATAACATTAATTTTATGTTAGGATATACTTTCTTTGGTCGGATATTTGAATTTTTTGTAGGTATAACATTAGGACTACTGTTGAAAAAGAATCCAAATTACAAATTTAAATTTTTTACAGCTGGAGGTGTTTTTGGTATTCTATTTTTCATTTATTTTTTGTCGATTTTAGAATATCATCCTTATTCCAACCTGCTTTTTATTCAAAAAAGTATAGTTAATAGTATACTACTTCCTGTTTTTGGAATAATGCCTTTTTTTTACGGACTAATTAATGAAAAAACAGCATTTTCGAAAGTATTAGGTAGTGATTTTTTTATCTTGTTAGGCAAAAGTTCTTATGTTTTTTATCTAATTCACATTGGGTTTTTTAGAACTTTTTTAAATACAATTTCGACTAATTATTTTTTCGTTTTTCTATCTTTAAATGTAATTGCAATTACACTTTATTATTATGTTGAAAAGCCTTTGAATGATTATTTTAGAAGTATTTAA
- a CDS encoding acyltransferase family protein, with protein sequence MRQVNFPALTGIRILAAYMVYIHHFNPFQAEVFGVGMHYFFDGFHIGVTLFFVLSGFLITHRYFDSRDFDLKSYLQKRLARIYPMYFILTSLTFFLGYFFL encoded by the coding sequence GTGAGACAAGTGAATTTTCCAGCATTGACAGGCATTCGGATTCTTGCAGCGTATATGGTTTACATCCATCATTTTAATCCATTTCAAGCAGAGGTATTTGGTGTTGGTATGCATTATTTCTTTGATGGTTTTCACATAGGAGTAACTTTATTTTTTGTATTGAGCGGATTTTTAATTACACATAGATATTTTGACAGTCGTGATTTTGATCTCAAATCGTATTTACAAAAACGGTTGGCTCGAATATACCCCATGTATTTTATTTTAACTTCCTTGACATTTTTTTTAGGGTATTTTTTTCTTTAA
- a CDS encoding oligosaccharide flippase family protein, which produces MEIEKKESHKTILKTTGVFGFAQLLKILVGLVSSKFVALFLGTTGIGVVGLLQNTLSIITSLTGFGINISGVRMVALSYSENNQREFSKTILALKRWSILTGILGVLLTLILAKPLSIWTFGSSDYVNWFFILSINFIFSSLAVNKMVVLQGTRSMKAIVLSTVIYAILATFVTIPIYYFFRMDGIVAVLVLTTVLNYLVNWFFSRKIEIIPVQVSVKETLSRGIEMIQLGFLLSINVIFGQIMSYLLKLYFNFQNTSDSVLGLYVVASTLLITYVGMIFSAMSTDFYPRLTVVQKVNSQVKEMVNDQIEVALLLITPLILGFYFLAPVVVRLLYSKDFLNVVLILKLALLAIIVKAIIWPLAFIILAKGEKKLYFKQELIGDAMNIGFTILFYEYFGLIGIGLAMLFNYTVYGVYVYNVVKNKFQFTFRKNTLGIIVKSMVLGILAAITVLFVDYPDAYLILLILCLTSIYFSYVELNKRIKIEEYLLKFRHKFNK; this is translated from the coding sequence GTGGAAATAGAAAAAAAAGAATCACACAAAACTATTCTTAAAACAACAGGGGTTTTTGGCTTTGCCCAGCTGCTAAAGATACTTGTAGGATTAGTTAGTTCTAAGTTTGTTGCTCTATTTTTAGGGACAACAGGAATAGGTGTAGTAGGACTTTTACAAAACACACTTTCCATTATCACCTCATTAACTGGATTTGGAATCAATATTAGCGGGGTTCGAATGGTCGCTTTGTCGTATTCAGAAAATAATCAGCGAGAGTTTTCAAAAACAATTTTAGCTCTTAAAAGATGGTCAATTTTAACTGGAATTCTAGGGGTTTTGTTAACTTTAATCCTAGCTAAACCATTAAGTATTTGGACTTTTGGCTCTTCTGATTATGTAAACTGGTTTTTCATCTTATCCATCAATTTCATTTTTTCAAGTTTAGCAGTTAATAAAATGGTGGTTTTGCAAGGTACGCGTTCGATGAAAGCGATTGTACTTTCAACGGTTATATATGCTATTTTAGCAACGTTCGTTACCATTCCCATTTATTACTTTTTTAGAATGGACGGAATTGTTGCCGTATTGGTTTTAACAACTGTTTTGAATTATTTAGTCAATTGGTTTTTCTCAAGAAAGATTGAAATAATTCCTGTCCAAGTGAGCGTAAAAGAAACTCTTTCGCGCGGAATAGAAATGATTCAATTGGGTTTTTTACTTTCTATCAATGTTATTTTTGGGCAAATAATGTCTTATTTACTGAAGTTGTATTTTAATTTCCAGAATACTTCAGATTCAGTTTTGGGATTATATGTTGTAGCTTCAACGTTGTTAATTACTTATGTCGGAATGATTTTTAGCGCCATGTCCACTGATTTTTATCCGAGGCTGACAGTTGTGCAAAAAGTTAATTCGCAAGTAAAAGAAATGGTAAATGATCAAATTGAAGTGGCATTATTACTAATTACACCATTAATTTTAGGGTTTTATTTTTTAGCACCAGTTGTTGTCAGACTGCTCTATTCAAAGGACTTTCTCAATGTGGTTTTAATTCTAAAATTGGCATTATTGGCAATAATCGTAAAAGCAATTATTTGGCCGCTCGCTTTTATAATTTTAGCTAAGGGAGAAAAAAAACTTTATTTTAAGCAGGAATTAATTGGTGATGCTATGAATATTGGTTTCACTATTTTATTTTATGAATACTTTGGTCTGATAGGAATTGGATTGGCAATGCTATTCAATTACACGGTTTATGGGGTTTATGTTTATAACGTGGTCAAAAACAAATTCCAATTTACTTTTCGAAAAAACACATTAGGAATTATAGTGAAATCTATGGTTTTAGGAATTTTGGCTGCAATTACCGTTCTTTTCGTTGATTACCCTGATGCGTATTTGATTCTGTTAATTTTGTGTTTGACATCTATCTATTTCTCTTATGTAGAATTGAATAAGAGAATTAAAATCGAAGAATATTTATTAAAGTTTAGACATAAATTCAACAAGTGA
- a CDS encoding DegT/DnrJ/EryC1/StrS family aminotransferase, with the protein MIKFLDLKKINEPYEIAFQEKLKSVLDNGWYILGNEVKEFETNFANYCVTKHCIGVGNGLDALVLIFKGYIQLGKLQKGDEVIVPANTYIASILAILQADLIPVLVEPKLETYNINPDLIQEKISSKTKAILAVHLYGQLAEMDTINIIARKFNLIVVEDAAQAHGAVKNLKLETDNLQSASAYSFYPGKNLGALGDAGAVTTNDAKLANVIYSLSNYGSETKYYNDYIGVNSRLDELQAAFLNVKLPYLDAENEKRRIIAKRYLSEIKNDKIILPFYDNLSNHVFHLFVIRTEKRTELQTFLLDNGIQAMIHYPIPPHKQKALVSFNNLSFPLTEKIHDEVLSLPISPVLTMVEVDYIIKIVNQWIF; encoded by the coding sequence ATGATTAAATTTCTAGATTTAAAAAAAATAAACGAACCGTATGAAATTGCTTTTCAGGAAAAACTGAAATCGGTTTTAGATAATGGTTGGTATATTTTAGGGAATGAAGTCAAGGAATTTGAAACTAATTTTGCCAACTATTGTGTTACAAAACACTGTATTGGAGTAGGGAATGGCCTTGATGCCTTAGTCTTGATTTTTAAAGGATATATTCAGTTAGGGAAATTGCAAAAAGGTGACGAAGTTATTGTTCCGGCAAACACTTATATTGCGAGTATTCTCGCTATTTTACAAGCAGATTTAATTCCTGTTTTGGTCGAGCCAAAGTTGGAAACCTACAACATTAACCCAGATTTAATTCAAGAAAAAATTTCGTCTAAAACTAAAGCTATTTTAGCAGTTCATTTATATGGTCAGTTAGCAGAAATGGACACGATAAATATAATTGCTAGAAAATTTAATTTGATCGTTGTAGAAGATGCAGCTCAAGCTCACGGCGCAGTAAAAAATCTAAAACTTGAAACCGATAATCTCCAATCTGCAAGTGCTTACAGCTTTTATCCAGGGAAAAACTTAGGAGCTTTAGGCGATGCGGGTGCAGTAACAACAAATGACGCGAAATTAGCAAATGTCATTTATTCCCTGTCCAATTATGGTTCAGAAACCAAATATTATAATGATTATATTGGTGTAAATTCAAGATTAGATGAGTTGCAAGCCGCTTTTTTGAATGTCAAACTACCATATTTAGATGCCGAAAATGAAAAGCGTCGAATCATTGCAAAAAGGTATTTGTCTGAAATTAAAAATGATAAAATTATTTTGCCGTTTTATGATAATTTGTCAAATCATGTATTTCATTTATTTGTTATTCGAACTGAAAAAAGAACAGAATTACAAACATTTTTATTAGATAACGGAATCCAAGCCATGATTCATTATCCAATTCCGCCGCACAAGCAAAAAGCATTAGTTTCTTTTAATAATCTATCTTTTCCACTTACGGAGAAAATTCATGATGAAGTATTGAGTTTGCCTATAAGCCCGGTTTTGACTATGGTTGAGGTTGATTATATTATAAAAATAGTGAATCAATGGATATTCTAA
- a CDS encoding GNAT family N-acetyltransferase, which produces MEIVKNYSVKKYQKSDYLAWNAFIGQAKNATFLFHRDFMEYHEDRFEDYSLLIYNEQKLVAVLPTNRVGDTVYSHQGLTYGGLVYGQKLKLTHVLEVFRSVLAFLNKKGILQLQINLLPSFYAIAHSEEINYALFLAQAKLFRRDTCAVIDLQKKFLIAKGRMQGVAKARNNNLVIKEECAFDAFWNEILIPNLSENYQVKPVHSLEEIQYLHQKFPSNIRQFNVYHENKIVAGTTIFETKNVAHAQYISGDFDKSTLGSVDFVYYNLVTKVFKNKAYLDFGISNLNQGRNLNQGLSYWKESFGANIVVQDFYEVSTANFYYLDNIIV; this is translated from the coding sequence ATGGAAATAGTGAAAAATTATTCTGTCAAAAAATACCAAAAAAGTGATTATTTAGCTTGGAATGCCTTTATTGGTCAAGCCAAAAATGCTACTTTTTTATTTCATCGCGATTTTATGGAATACCATGAAGACCGATTTGAGGATTATTCACTTCTTATATATAATGAACAAAAACTTGTTGCGGTGTTGCCAACAAATCGAGTAGGAGATACTGTTTATTCGCATCAAGGTTTAACGTATGGCGGATTGGTTTATGGTCAAAAACTGAAATTGACGCATGTTTTGGAGGTTTTTAGAAGTGTTTTAGCTTTTTTAAATAAAAAAGGGATTTTACAATTGCAAATAAACTTGTTGCCTAGTTTTTATGCGATAGCGCATTCTGAGGAAATAAACTACGCATTGTTTTTAGCTCAAGCCAAATTATTTAGAAGAGATACATGTGCTGTTATCGATTTACAAAAGAAATTTTTAATTGCAAAAGGAAGAATGCAAGGGGTTGCAAAAGCTCGAAATAATAATCTAGTTATTAAAGAGGAATGTGCTTTTGACGCTTTTTGGAATGAAATTTTAATTCCCAATCTTAGCGAAAACTATCAGGTTAAACCTGTTCATTCACTAGAAGAAATTCAATATTTGCATCAAAAATTTCCAAGTAATATAAGACAGTTTAATGTTTACCATGAAAATAAAATTGTGGCAGGAACTACTATTTTCGAAACTAAAAACGTGGCTCACGCTCAATATATTTCAGGTGATTTTGATAAAAGTACTTTAGGTAGTGTTGATTTCGTTTACTATAATTTAGTCACAAAAGTATTTAAAAACAAAGCCTATCTTGATTTTGGTATTTCTAATTTAAATCAGGGGCGAAACTTAAATCAAGGACTTAGTTATTGGAAAGAAAGTTTTGGAGCAAATATTGTTGTACAGGACTTTTATGAAGTTTCAACTGCTAATTTTTACTATTTAGACAATATAATAGTATGA
- a CDS encoding trimeric intracellular cation channel family protein, with product MFQLLDIIGTMAFAMSGALTAMNKKMDPFGVFIVAFVTAVGGGTLRDVLIGRTPVGWMLDLKYAYVIIAAVILSIIFRKKFDRLRTSLFLFDTIGLGVFTLIGLEKGINIGLNPMICIALGTMTACFGGVIRDILCTEIPVIFRKEIYATICILGGTVFFLLRKLNLDNDVLYLTTSLVIIIVRLMAVKYKWSLPTVENK from the coding sequence ATGTTTCAACTACTGGATATCATTGGTACAATGGCTTTTGCCATGTCAGGCGCTTTGACGGCGATGAACAAAAAGATGGATCCTTTTGGCGTATTTATTGTCGCATTTGTAACTGCGGTTGGTGGCGGAACATTACGTGATGTATTGATTGGTAGAACGCCAGTAGGGTGGATGCTAGATTTAAAATATGCTTATGTAATAATTGCTGCTGTTATTTTGTCTATTATTTTTAGAAAAAAATTTGATAGACTGCGCACTTCTTTATTTTTATTTGACACTATCGGATTAGGTGTTTTTACATTAATAGGATTGGAGAAAGGAATAAATATTGGTCTTAATCCCATGATTTGTATAGCATTAGGTACTATGACTGCTTGTTTTGGAGGAGTGATTCGTGATATTTTATGTACTGAAATTCCCGTAATTTTTAGAAAGGAAATTTATGCTACAATTTGCATTTTAGGTGGAACAGTGTTTTTTTTACTTCGCAAACTAAATTTAGATAACGATGTTTTGTACCTAACGACTTCGCTTGTAATTATTATAGTCCGATTAATGGCCGTTAAGTATAAATGGTCTTTACCTACTGTAGAAAATAAATAA
- a CDS encoding TrmH family RNA methyltransferase: MKQITSIQNPYVKSLVQLQEKAKARRQSGTFLMEGKREIEIAIKGDYEIETLLFLPEICSESEVRQLSKNAELIEINKEVYQKLAYRDTTEGILAVAKTKTLQLSDLKLSENPLILVAEAPEKPGNIGALLRTADAANLDAVIIANPKSDLYNPNIVRSSVGCLFTNQIATGTTSEIIAFLKERKINFYCATLQNSTSYHTQDYTSPTALVVGTEATGLTEEWRKEATQNIIIPMQGEIDSMNVSVAAAILIFEAKRQRGF; the protein is encoded by the coding sequence TTGAAACAAATCACTTCAATACAAAATCCATACGTAAAATCTTTAGTGCAGTTGCAGGAAAAGGCAAAAGCGCGCAGACAATCAGGAACATTTTTAATGGAAGGAAAACGCGAAATTGAAATAGCCATTAAAGGTGACTACGAAATAGAAACACTCCTATTTTTACCTGAAATTTGTTCCGAAAGTGAAGTTCGCCAGTTATCAAAAAATGCGGAACTTATAGAAATCAACAAAGAGGTCTATCAAAAACTAGCGTATCGCGATACCACCGAAGGTATTTTGGCTGTAGCCAAAACAAAAACACTGCAACTATCTGATTTGAAACTATCAGAAAACCCATTGATCCTAGTGGCCGAAGCACCAGAAAAACCAGGAAATATTGGCGCATTGTTAAGAACGGCTGATGCCGCTAATCTGGATGCCGTCATTATTGCCAATCCAAAAAGTGACTTATACAATCCTAATATTGTGCGGTCGAGCGTGGGATGTTTGTTTACGAACCAAATTGCAACTGGAACAACTTCAGAAATTATTGCTTTTTTAAAAGAGCGAAAAATCAATTTTTATTGCGCAACGTTACAAAATTCAACGAGCTATCATACACAGGATTACACTTCGCCAACTGCATTAGTTGTTGGTACAGAAGCCACAGGTTTAACGGAAGAATGGAGAAAAGAAGCTACGCAAAACATCATCATTCCAATGCAAGGAGAAATCGACTCTATGAATGTCTCGGTTGCAGCAGCAATTTTAATTTTCGAAGCCAAAAGACAAAGAGGGTTTTAG